One genomic region from Catenovulum adriaticum encodes:
- a CDS encoding right-handed parallel beta-helix repeat-containing protein, with protein MFNNRFCLAVAATSLLFSLNVSAKTVYVAPDGSDQNNGTENAPWATFAKANANLQAGDTLIVEGGEYRQTMRITQSGTDTNPILIRPADGEKVVIVGTNPINDWVAQGDGIYATSVNMSIAEHSRQIYQNQELMQIARWPNDSDNDVFTIDAHQVNTAGTESRLYVDGIPDVDLTEGYLWYLGQHSGTSWTKKITSNTLSEINFTPIDITKWPYSNHNPVHKIDGGYGRFYVYGKLDLLDNEREWFYDSTTQTLYFKPADGQLPAPGSVEYAARERAVQINGSYVDMEGINVRGANVRLDGHFNRYAGAEVMHGKQRFDNHTSTSGSGVFDGSILIVGLDNIVENNVIKFGSINGIHVAGWSGAGTNTVIQGNEIRYFDTLGIHSSPIRSNAANVKILKNTISHTGRDGIYVIGQGSEVAYNDISYAAMINNDGGLFYTVGNTEYRNIEIHHNWFHDAMQRDYHDKRTAGIYLDNDSKGFLVHHNVVWNVPWSGIQLNWDNWDNHIYHNTLVDVGQAMGEWINGRNPRDNRVWNNYSSHADWLRSDAYDLDSNIISAINQFVDSANQNFMPNATSSLLDSGKIIDDLSKPYAGPAPDVGAYEAGGIQWTAGVNAIEDICNSCASDLNANPVHPPIAASLAFDDRAKYLSNAYLAGGALDVSVNFDAGTGNTITDAFRGVKFYLRLIDKSSGKWVSLNDTIVFDSTVVGQRAGTASASLPLTDLVPTAELQPDQFYFVFVQFKTSAGVVKSLGVQPINVIEPMPASIKWDDVNKYRNTPFLNNDFLDITLNIDAGSGQTITSDFDGVEILLRELRSNWSVVKDYSAHDASIVGNQTANPTVSVPLFGVTPSSELPAGNFYYLYARFKSSDGKTYTVSASPIIIDSDFDNDGIGDMTDTDDDNDNVPDSMDDFR; from the coding sequence ATGTTTAATAACCGTTTTTGTTTGGCAGTTGCGGCCACATCTTTGCTATTTAGCTTAAATGTGAGTGCGAAAACTGTTTATGTTGCACCAGATGGTTCTGATCAAAACAACGGAACTGAAAACGCACCGTGGGCGACATTTGCCAAGGCGAATGCAAATTTACAAGCTGGAGACACTTTGATCGTTGAGGGCGGGGAATATCGCCAGACGATGAGAATAACCCAATCTGGTACGGACACAAATCCAATTTTGATTCGCCCTGCAGACGGCGAAAAAGTTGTGATTGTTGGTACAAACCCGATTAACGACTGGGTTGCACAAGGTGATGGAATTTATGCAACATCAGTTAATATGAGTATTGCTGAGCATTCACGACAAATTTACCAAAACCAAGAGTTGATGCAAATTGCGCGCTGGCCAAATGATTCAGACAATGATGTATTTACTATCGATGCGCATCAAGTTAATACGGCAGGAACTGAAAGCCGACTGTATGTAGATGGTATTCCAGACGTTGATTTAACAGAAGGTTACCTATGGTATTTAGGCCAGCATTCGGGCACCAGTTGGACTAAAAAAATTACGTCTAACACCTTAAGTGAAATTAATTTCACCCCAATCGATATCACAAAGTGGCCATATAGCAATCACAATCCGGTGCATAAAATTGATGGTGGTTATGGCCGATTTTACGTTTACGGCAAACTAGATTTGTTAGATAACGAGCGTGAATGGTTTTACGATAGCACAACACAAACTTTATATTTTAAACCGGCTGATGGTCAATTGCCTGCGCCGGGTTCAGTTGAATATGCCGCTCGTGAACGTGCCGTTCAAATCAACGGCAGCTATGTTGATATGGAAGGTATAAATGTACGTGGCGCAAACGTTCGCCTTGACGGGCATTTTAACCGTTATGCCGGTGCCGAAGTCATGCATGGTAAACAAAGATTTGATAACCATACAAGCACATCAGGTTCTGGTGTATTTGATGGCTCAATTCTGATCGTAGGGCTAGATAACATTGTTGAAAATAACGTAATTAAGTTCGGTTCAATCAACGGCATACACGTTGCGGGTTGGTCGGGAGCGGGCACCAATACAGTTATTCAGGGCAATGAAATTCGTTATTTTGATACTTTAGGTATCCATTCAAGCCCTATTCGTTCGAATGCGGCAAACGTTAAAATTTTAAAAAACACAATATCACATACGGGGCGAGATGGTATTTATGTGATCGGTCAAGGTTCTGAAGTTGCCTACAATGACATTTCGTATGCGGCGATGATCAACAACGACGGTGGACTATTTTATACCGTCGGTAACACTGAATATCGCAATATCGAGATCCATCACAATTGGTTTCACGATGCAATGCAACGGGATTATCACGACAAACGTACCGCAGGTATTTATTTAGATAATGACAGCAAAGGTTTTTTAGTTCACCACAATGTAGTTTGGAATGTGCCTTGGAGCGGCATTCAATTAAACTGGGATAACTGGGACAACCATATTTACCATAATACTCTGGTCGATGTTGGCCAAGCAATGGGCGAATGGATAAATGGCCGAAACCCAAGAGACAATAGAGTTTGGAATAACTATAGTTCACATGCAGACTGGTTGCGCAGCGACGCTTACGATTTAGATAGCAATATTATTTCTGCAATTAACCAATTTGTTGATTCTGCAAATCAAAATTTTATGCCTAACGCAACTTCAAGTTTATTAGATTCGGGCAAAATTATTGATGATTTAAGCAAACCTTATGCAGGTCCAGCGCCAGATGTGGGGGCGTACGAAGCGGGCGGTATACAGTGGACAGCCGGGGTAAACGCAATTGAAGATATTTGCAATAGCTGTGCATCTGATCTGAATGCCAATCCGGTTCATCCACCCATTGCGGCCTCGCTTGCTTTTGATGATCGTGCAAAATATTTGTCCAATGCCTATTTAGCAGGCGGCGCACTCGATGTGAGCGTAAACTTTGATGCAGGCACAGGTAATACCATTACCGATGCATTTAGGGGTGTTAAATTTTACCTTCGTTTAATTGATAAATCTTCAGGCAAATGGGTATCACTGAATGATACGATTGTGTTCGATAGCACTGTGGTTGGTCAGCGTGCAGGCACAGCATCAGCTAGTTTACCGTTAACCGATTTAGTACCAACAGCTGAATTACAGCCAGATCAATTTTATTTTGTGTTTGTTCAATTCAAGACATCCGCAGGGGTCGTTAAATCATTAGGTGTACAACCCATTAATGTTATTGAGCCAATGCCAGCATCAATCAAATGGGATGACGTTAATAAATATCGCAATACGCCATTTTTGAACAATGATTTTTTAGATATCACATTAAATATTGATGCAGGCTCAGGCCAAACCATCACCTCTGACTTTGACGGCGTTGAAATTTTATTGCGGGAGTTACGTTCAAATTGGAGTGTGGTTAAAGATTATTCGGCGCACGATGCGAGTATTGTCGGTAATCAAACGGCCAACCCAACAGTTTCTGTACCTTTGTTTGGCGTGACCCCTTCATCTGAGTTACCGGCGGGCAACTTCTATTACTTGTATGCACGCTTTAAGTCGTCTGACGGTAAAACCTATACGGTCAGCGCATCACCCATTATTATTGACAGCGATTTTGACAATGATGGTATCGGTGATATGACCGACACAGACGACGACAATGATAATGTTCCGGATAGCATGGATGATTTTCGGTAA
- a CDS encoding protein adenylyltransferase SelO: protein MKHKISKLPELAKLANYSLLDNLTADPDATETGHDHQPREVFSGHYVPVLPTPLPEPEYISHSKVLFEELGFDDKLALDPDFIQLFSGDVTNLPAGMRKIGWATGYALSIYGTEYIQQCPFRTGNGYGDGRAISVLELVANNKRWEMQLKGAGCTPYCRGGDGRAVLRSSVREFLAQEHMYALGINTSRSLSLFVSKTECIDRPWYFEDSRSHDPETMVSNPVAISTRVAPSFLRVGQLELFARRARTMEHENALNELEQIVEHLITREYQDIAAQSPIPPRLTPDKILLLATEFRERLTSLVANWLRVGFCQGNFNSDNCAAGGYTLDYGPFGFCELFEPTYQPWTGGGRHFSFLNQPFAAETNFKMFCRSLEPLLQTQPEASEKLADIGDGFKAVMQQKLEKMWTEKLGLTAYNSDLLINLLQLMVNTKVDFNMFFRKLSHVPQHVSALEKSFYMPASEELQQQWTEWLQTWRALVNAQDNAEKLSEQMKQVNPKYTWREWLVVPAYQAAAKGNYQLINELQQVLNNPYDEQSKEIEDKYYQLRPETFFGMGGVSHYSCSS, encoded by the coding sequence ATGAAACATAAAATAAGTAAGCTCCCGGAGCTCGCAAAACTCGCTAACTATTCGTTACTTGATAATTTAACGGCTGATCCCGATGCAACCGAAACCGGTCACGATCACCAGCCTAGAGAAGTTTTTTCCGGCCATTATGTGCCTGTTTTACCCACGCCATTACCAGAGCCTGAATACATCAGCCACAGTAAAGTATTGTTCGAAGAATTAGGTTTTGACGATAAATTAGCCCTAGATCCAGATTTTATTCAGCTATTTTCTGGGGATGTAACTAATTTGCCAGCCGGCATGCGAAAAATAGGCTGGGCAACGGGTTATGCCCTTTCTATTTATGGCACCGAATATATTCAACAATGCCCTTTTAGAACCGGTAACGGTTATGGTGATGGCCGTGCTATCTCGGTTTTAGAATTGGTCGCTAATAATAAAAGATGGGAAATGCAACTAAAAGGCGCGGGGTGTACACCTTATTGTCGAGGTGGGGATGGCAGAGCGGTATTGCGTTCAAGTGTGCGTGAATTTTTAGCACAAGAGCATATGTATGCTTTGGGGATTAACACCTCGCGCTCGTTAAGTTTATTTGTTTCTAAAACTGAATGCATTGATCGCCCTTGGTATTTTGAAGATTCTCGCTCGCACGATCCGGAAACTATGGTTTCAAACCCTGTGGCTATTTCTACCCGTGTTGCGCCTTCTTTTTTACGGGTTGGCCAACTTGAGTTATTTGCACGCCGGGCACGCACGATGGAACATGAAAACGCGCTGAACGAACTTGAGCAAATTGTAGAACACCTGATTACACGCGAATACCAAGATATAGCTGCGCAATCGCCAATACCACCACGACTAACACCCGATAAAATACTGCTGTTGGCCACTGAGTTTCGCGAACGCTTAACCTCGTTAGTTGCCAACTGGCTGCGGGTGGGGTTTTGTCAGGGCAATTTTAATAGCGATAACTGTGCAGCAGGTGGTTATACACTGGATTATGGCCCCTTTGGTTTTTGTGAATTATTTGAGCCTACATACCAGCCATGGACGGGCGGTGGCCGCCATTTCTCATTTCTTAATCAGCCATTTGCGGCAGAAACCAACTTCAAAATGTTTTGTCGAAGCCTTGAACCTTTATTGCAAACACAGCCCGAAGCAAGTGAAAAATTGGCTGATATTGGTGATGGTTTTAAAGCGGTGATGCAGCAAAAATTAGAAAAAATGTGGACAGAAAAACTTGGCTTAACTGCTTATAACTCAGATCTATTAATCAATCTATTACAACTTATGGTAAACACCAAAGTTGATTTTAATATGTTCTTTCGTAAACTGTCACATGTACCCCAGCATGTTTCTGCGCTGGAAAAAAGCTTTTACATGCCAGCCTCGGAAGAGTTACAACAGCAATGGACAGAGTGGCTACAAACTTGGCGTGCTTTGGTTAATGCCCAAGATAACGCTGAAAAACTCAGTGAGCAGATGAAACAAGTTAATCCAAAATACACTTGGCGAGAATGGCTAGTTGTACCAGCATACCAAGCGGCGGCTAAAGGGAATTATCAGCTAATCAACGAGCTACAGCAGGTATTAAATAACCCGTACGACGAACAAAGCAAAGAAATTGAAGATAAATATTATCAACTGCGCCCAGAAACATTTTTTGGAATGGGTGGTGTTAGCCACTATAGTTGTTCATCTTAA
- a CDS encoding LamG-like jellyroll fold domain-containing protein yields the protein MSASDQDNNPQASLSKEQQRLIADYLAGKNVDAQLTQACKHNPHVKAELAKLVANDRLIRLQIDSAEQITKQRADFSASVMDKIIAQNNLGQVHSIKGKPAEQNTQKTTQAINPDNKLVKLNAHSKKQSRKWFNSFNALAASVAIFVVGFFITSFLFVQNNLAVVTKVAAVSAVNNLVVGQSINRGKISLDVGYSEIKMGNGVILLLEAPIRLDIRSQDLVILEKGKLVAKVPPQAIGFRVDTPSSEIIDLGTEFAVDVNDKGDSQVHVLDGEVKARSSKLQAYKMLRKNQALSFSLDEKIEFIKSSPNLFMRALPGKSVANSDYLHWSFDSKQFYSQQSDNKQTGAFLSNGKGISGKQYPAYDKTPETTAGQGEITQTAGVFGQAIAFNGINNWLETDFPGIAGDAPRTVSFWVKVPKNIAKHEVFGIVSWGTQEFYSAWQISPNPFAQNGPLGALRIGTYNAQVVGTKDLRDGQWHHVAVVLYGGESSDISTHVLMYVDGELEKTHGKSFAKVDTKITQKNSRPLALGRNIGYEAEHERNKYFRGSVDELYVFDTALEQQQIKQLMQSNKFSF from the coding sequence ATGAGTGCATCCGATCAGGATAACAACCCACAAGCTTCACTCAGCAAAGAGCAGCAACGTTTAATTGCCGATTATTTGGCCGGAAAAAACGTAGATGCGCAGTTAACTCAAGCCTGTAAACATAATCCTCATGTTAAAGCTGAATTAGCCAAATTGGTTGCTAATGACAGGCTAATTCGTTTGCAAATAGACTCAGCCGAACAAATAACCAAGCAGCGAGCAGATTTTTCAGCGTCTGTTATGGATAAAATTATCGCGCAAAACAATTTGGGCCAAGTGCATAGCATTAAAGGTAAGCCAGCTGAGCAAAATACTCAAAAAACGACTCAAGCTATCAATCCAGATAATAAACTGGTTAAATTAAACGCTCATTCAAAAAAACAAAGCCGTAAATGGTTTAATTCGTTTAACGCGCTGGCAGCAAGTGTTGCGATATTTGTTGTTGGTTTTTTTATTACGAGTTTTCTGTTTGTCCAAAATAATTTGGCGGTTGTGACAAAAGTGGCCGCTGTTTCTGCCGTTAATAATTTGGTTGTGGGCCAATCAATTAACCGCGGTAAAATTTCATTGGATGTCGGTTACAGTGAAATTAAAATGGGCAATGGGGTGATATTACTGCTCGAAGCACCGATTCGTTTAGATATTCGCTCGCAAGATTTGGTGATTCTGGAAAAAGGCAAACTAGTTGCAAAAGTACCACCACAAGCCATCGGTTTCAGAGTGGACACACCAAGCTCTGAAATTATTGATTTAGGCACCGAGTTTGCGGTAGATGTAAACGATAAAGGTGACAGCCAAGTGCATGTTTTAGATGGCGAAGTGAAAGCTCGCTCATCTAAATTGCAAGCTTATAAAATGCTGCGAAAAAACCAAGCGTTGTCATTTAGTTTAGATGAAAAAATCGAATTTATTAAAAGCAGTCCTAACTTATTTATGCGTGCTTTGCCGGGTAAATCCGTTGCCAATTCAGATTATTTGCACTGGTCATTTGACAGCAAACAATTTTACAGCCAACAATCCGACAACAAGCAAACGGGTGCTTTTTTATCGAACGGAAAAGGCATCTCTGGTAAACAATATCCAGCCTATGATAAAACACCTGAAACGACAGCAGGGCAGGGCGAGATAACACAAACCGCTGGTGTGTTTGGACAAGCCATTGCTTTTAATGGTATTAACAATTGGTTAGAAACAGACTTTCCCGGTATTGCAGGTGATGCGCCCAGAACTGTTAGCTTTTGGGTTAAAGTACCAAAAAATATCGCAAAGCATGAAGTGTTTGGCATTGTTAGTTGGGGCACGCAAGAGTTTTATTCTGCTTGGCAAATATCACCAAACCCTTTTGCGCAAAATGGGCCCTTAGGGGCACTGAGAATTGGTACTTATAATGCACAAGTGGTGGGCACTAAAGACCTGAGAGATGGTCAATGGCACCATGTTGCGGTTGTTTTGTATGGTGGTGAATCATCAGATATTTCAACACATGTACTTATGTATGTTGATGGTGAATTGGAAAAAACACATGGTAAATCTTTTGCCAAAGTGGATACCAAAATCACCCAAAAAAATTCACGCCCGCTAGCACTTGGCCGAAATATTGGTTACGAAGCAGAGCACGAACGCAATAAGTATTTTAGAGGCAGCGTCGACGAGTTGTATGTATTTGATACCGCGCTTGAACAACAACAAATAAAACAACTGATGCAAAGCAATAAATTTAGTTTTTAG
- a CDS encoding RNA polymerase sigma factor, whose amino-acid sequence MTAVKANVQAGIQADSVDDINLINRVRNGEINAYSHLVKRYECSVRAALRVRLHDTSEAEDLAQESFILAYNKLNEFDESRPFGAWVRGIAINLLKNHIRKLKPVTIGSDTELELMINQHIDTHYTADNEVASVNALQDCMSKLTDKVKQLILEHYGEGFSIAEMTRKHGVRHSAMTMRMFRIRQKLRECIENNLKEYS is encoded by the coding sequence ATGACGGCAGTTAAGGCAAACGTGCAAGCGGGTATACAAGCGGATAGCGTAGATGACATTAACTTGATTAACCGAGTGCGCAACGGCGAAATTAATGCTTATTCGCACTTGGTTAAACGCTACGAATGCTCAGTACGTGCGGCGTTGCGGGTGCGTTTGCACGATACCAGCGAAGCTGAAGATTTAGCGCAAGAAAGTTTTATACTGGCCTATAACAAGCTTAATGAATTTGACGAGTCACGCCCCTTTGGTGCGTGGGTACGGGGCATTGCGATAAACTTACTTAAAAATCATATCAGAAAGCTCAAACCAGTAACAATTGGCAGTGATACCGAGCTTGAATTGATGATAAACCAACATATAGACACACATTACACAGCCGATAACGAAGTGGCTTCCGTTAACGCGCTACAAGATTGCATGAGCAAATTAACAGATAAAGTAAAACAATTGATATTAGAACATTATGGTGAAGGTTTTAGCATTGCTGAAATGACTCGTAAACATGGTGTGCGTCATTCTGCTATGACTATGCGTATGTTTCGCATCCGGCAAAAATTACGTGAATGTATTGAGAACAATCTCAAGGAGTATTCATAA